In one window of Bradyrhizobium sp. AZCC 1721 DNA:
- a CDS encoding TetR/AcrR family transcriptional regulator: MSTKRRSQNLELMGQRTRKKLLDVAVECLIELGVAGTTTLAVQHRAEVSRGALLHHFPSHAELLAATVTELVVRNELAVSASRQKAQTIEDPLERAMHALAYAARQPAYLAELELWAVARTDPHLKRVLLAAERAARRDSQRVHEMLFREWSDCEAFQEVIALTQHFMRGLAISENLRSSASRRDRLIAAWTKAARLMLEQNHTVATGKLRHQR; the protein is encoded by the coding sequence ATGTCTACCAAACGACGCTCGCAAAATCTGGAACTGATGGGCCAGCGAACCCGCAAGAAACTGCTGGACGTGGCCGTGGAATGTCTCATCGAGCTCGGCGTAGCGGGCACAACCACGCTTGCGGTTCAACATCGCGCAGAGGTCAGCCGCGGCGCCCTGCTCCATCACTTCCCGAGTCATGCTGAATTGCTGGCGGCGACGGTCACCGAACTGGTTGTACGAAATGAATTGGCCGTAAGCGCGTCGAGGCAGAAAGCTCAGACTATTGAAGACCCGCTCGAGCGCGCCATGCATGCGCTGGCTTATGCCGCCAGACAGCCGGCTTATCTGGCTGAACTGGAGCTATGGGCAGTTGCGCGAACGGACCCTCATCTCAAGCGAGTTCTTCTTGCCGCAGAGCGCGCAGCGCGTCGAGACAGCCAACGTGTCCATGAGATGCTATTCCGCGAGTGGAGCGATTGCGAAGCATTCCAGGAAGTTATCGCACTGACGCAGCATTTCATGCGCGGCCTTGCCATTTCAGAGAATTTGAGAAGCTCAGCGAGCCGACGTGATCGATTGATCGCGGCATGGACCAAAGCCGCGCGCCTCATGCTCGAACAAAATCACACAGTAGCTACAGGGAAACTTCGGCACCAAAGGTGA
- a CDS encoding crotonase/enoyl-CoA hydratase family protein — protein MPKFSTLSIEADKNALRVARLLLNRPERLNAINDETPEEIQRAVKWAEKNDDIHVIVVEGAGKGFCGGYDLAHYAERKKEHPNQQENHPWDPMVDYASMKENTEQFMSLWRCSKPTIAKVHGHAVAGGSDIALSCDMLIMAEDAKIGYMPTRVWGCPTTAMWTFRLGPTRAKQLMFTGDMIDGRRAADWGLANQAVPIAELEEATMRLANRIAGVPKSHLAMHKLVVNQVMLNMGLEQTQSLATIMDGISRHNPEGLWFRRYAQTYGFKAAIEWRDSGRPIPEGEEAREQIRQMSKNV, from the coding sequence ATGCCGAAGTTCTCAACGCTGTCGATTGAAGCCGACAAGAACGCGCTTCGAGTGGCCCGGCTGCTCTTGAACCGTCCCGAGCGGCTCAATGCAATCAACGACGAAACGCCTGAAGAGATACAGCGGGCCGTGAAATGGGCGGAGAAAAACGATGATATCCACGTCATTGTTGTCGAAGGCGCCGGTAAAGGCTTTTGCGGCGGCTATGACCTTGCCCACTACGCCGAACGCAAGAAGGAGCATCCGAACCAGCAGGAGAATCATCCTTGGGATCCGATGGTCGACTATGCCTCGATGAAGGAGAACACAGAGCAATTCATGAGCCTGTGGCGCTGCTCGAAGCCAACAATCGCGAAGGTTCACGGACACGCCGTTGCCGGCGGCAGCGACATCGCGCTGAGCTGCGACATGCTCATAATGGCCGAAGATGCCAAGATTGGTTACATGCCCACGCGCGTCTGGGGCTGCCCAACAACGGCCATGTGGACTTTCAGGCTGGGACCTACGCGTGCCAAGCAGCTCATGTTTACGGGCGACATGATCGATGGTCGGCGCGCGGCCGATTGGGGACTGGCCAACCAGGCCGTTCCGATTGCTGAGCTGGAAGAGGCAACGATGCGTCTCGCCAACCGCATTGCCGGGGTCCCTAAAAGCCACCTTGCCATGCACAAGCTGGTCGTGAACCAGGTGATGCTCAACATGGGTCTTGAGCAGACTCAGTCACTTGCCACCATCATGGACGGCATTTCCCGCCACAACCCCGAAGGTCTTTGGTTCCGACGCTACGCGCAGACGTACGGGTTTAAGGCGGCGATCGAGTGGCGCGATAGTGGCCGCCCAATTCCGGAGGGCGAGGAAGCGCGCGAGCAAATTCGCCAGATGAGCAAGAACGTCTGA
- a CDS encoding crotonase/enoyl-CoA hydratase family protein encodes MVDTRKLLVETDGPVTIITINRPEVRNALDNETAAALTQALRAFDAAENQAVAVLTGAGGHFCAGADLKELAEGREYKPWAGDPDGPCHDVLSKPVIAAVAGYACAGGLGLALRCDLRVAEESSTFAVLSRRWGVPMSDGTTVRLPRLVGAGRALDMLLTARKISGAEAVAIGLADRLVPTGEARNAAIALAREIAGFPQIAMRSDRLSAIRQWNLSEDEAVQLETRLSIEARQKEAQSGAARFASGAGRHGGMI; translated from the coding sequence ATGGTCGATACTCGTAAATTGTTGGTCGAGACGGATGGCCCGGTCACGATTATCACCATTAATCGTCCCGAAGTCCGCAATGCCCTCGACAACGAGACGGCGGCGGCGCTGACTCAGGCGCTGCGCGCCTTCGACGCCGCCGAAAATCAGGCGGTCGCTGTGCTCACAGGTGCCGGGGGACACTTCTGCGCCGGCGCAGACCTGAAAGAACTCGCCGAAGGGCGCGAATACAAGCCTTGGGCCGGCGACCCCGATGGCCCCTGTCACGATGTTCTTTCGAAGCCGGTCATCGCGGCAGTGGCCGGGTACGCCTGCGCGGGAGGTCTCGGCCTTGCCCTTCGCTGCGACCTTCGCGTGGCGGAGGAGAGTTCGACCTTTGCCGTCCTTTCCAGGCGATGGGGCGTGCCGATGAGCGATGGCACGACGGTGAGGTTACCACGACTCGTCGGCGCCGGACGAGCGCTCGACATGCTGCTCACCGCAAGGAAGATTTCGGGAGCGGAAGCGGTTGCGATTGGGCTCGCCGACCGGCTGGTGCCGACTGGCGAAGCGCGCAATGCGGCGATTGCGTTGGCGCGGGAAATCGCTGGCTTTCCTCAAATCGCCATGCGTTCCGACAGGCTCTCGGCGATTCGCCAGTGGAATCTCTCCGAGGATGAAGCTGTTCAGCTCGAGACTCGTCTATCGATCGAAGCGCGGCAGAAGGAAGCCCAGAGCGGCGCCGCCCGCTTTGCGTCAGGCGCAGGCCGTCATGGCGGAATGATCTAG
- a CDS encoding NADPH:quinone oxidoreductase family protein, which produces MRAVVGRKLGGIQDLRIEDIASSPLERGTIRISVRAAGVSFANLLFIAGKHQNRPSIPFVPGTEVGGVVSEIAPDVRTNLKIGDQVCAGLPSGGFAEDTVVDADNVFKIPDSLSFAGATLFPTIYATAYAGLKWRANLQPGETLLVHGAAGASGLAAVQIGRAMGARVIATAGGDHKLAAATEYGAHHAIDYQKEDFRDRVLAITDGRGADVVFDPVGGDVFDNSLRCVAPLGRLLPIGFASGRIPHIPANLVLVKNLTVIGLYWGFYMAWGKSKADAAMRGKVRTLFQEMFALYDGGQLRAPIERTLPLSEFGEALRCVERREVVGKIVLMP; this is translated from the coding sequence ATGCGCGCTGTTGTCGGCCGCAAGTTGGGCGGCATACAAGATCTGCGGATCGAAGATATCGCCTCTTCCCCACTTGAGCGGGGCACGATCCGCATATCCGTGCGCGCGGCCGGCGTCAGTTTCGCGAACCTCTTGTTCATCGCCGGGAAGCATCAGAATCGCCCTTCGATACCTTTTGTTCCGGGGACGGAAGTTGGTGGGGTCGTCAGCGAGATCGCCCCCGACGTCCGGACGAACCTCAAAATTGGCGATCAGGTCTGCGCAGGACTCCCATCAGGCGGCTTCGCCGAGGACACGGTCGTCGATGCCGACAACGTATTCAAGATTCCGGATTCCCTCAGCTTCGCCGGCGCCACGCTATTCCCTACTATCTACGCGACGGCCTACGCCGGTCTCAAATGGAGGGCCAACCTCCAACCCGGAGAGACGCTGCTGGTGCATGGGGCGGCCGGTGCGAGCGGTCTGGCCGCCGTGCAGATCGGCCGTGCAATGGGGGCCCGGGTCATCGCCACGGCCGGCGGTGATCACAAGCTCGCCGCTGCGACCGAGTATGGTGCGCATCACGCGATCGACTACCAGAAGGAAGATTTCCGAGATCGGGTTCTCGCGATCACGGATGGCCGCGGTGCCGACGTCGTGTTCGATCCCGTCGGCGGGGACGTGTTCGACAATTCACTGCGATGTGTGGCTCCGCTTGGGCGGCTTCTGCCGATCGGTTTTGCGTCGGGCCGTATCCCGCATATCCCCGCGAACCTCGTGTTGGTGAAGAATCTCACGGTGATCGGTCTCTACTGGGGCTTCTACATGGCTTGGGGAAAGAGCAAGGCAGACGCAGCCATGCGCGGGAAGGTCAGAACCTTGTTTCAGGAAATGTTCGCGCTTTACGACGGCGGGCAGCTTCGTGCGCCAATCGAACGGACGCTCCCCCTTTCGGAGTTCGGCGAAGCGCTTCGGTGCGTCGAAAGGCGGGAAGTCGTTGGAAAGATCGTCCTCATGCCATGA
- a CDS encoding S1C family serine protease — translation MAPGNLARRNLARGNLVFSRRRASMMGGTTVFAITVIANIAQATVNSPGKASFMGRSATLIDRVAGTEDNGGPGDFADLAEKVQPAVIGVRSKATATRKFGAPEQRAPKREIPGADPDASDRGKAPETLELISAGSGFFISPDGYAVTSSHVVEDNDTAEIRTRDNQAYSARVIGRDSWSDIALIKVDGRTDFSYVKLSDQPPRVGDWVLTAGNPLAMGGTVTAGIVSARERDIEVGSAKDFIQIDAAINSGDAGGPSFNARGDVIGVNSMIFSPSQGSVGVAFAVPADTVKAVIPQLKEKGAVTRGWVGTKVQSVTPELADGLGLSNLRGAIVVTVQDNGPAAKAGLRSGDVITSVGGESVKNANELTRKVGAMAPGSSTQLTVLRQGKESSLSVTLGQQPNEPNASAASPRENPRENPR, via the coding sequence ATGGCTCCTGGAAATTTGGCTCGTAGAAATTTGGCTCGTGGAAATTTGGTTTTCAGCCGGCGCCGGGCGTCGATGATGGGCGGGACGACCGTTTTCGCGATCACGGTGATCGCGAATATCGCGCAGGCAACGGTAAATTCTCCGGGCAAGGCGTCCTTCATGGGCAGGTCGGCGACATTGATCGATCGGGTTGCTGGTACTGAAGATAATGGTGGGCCCGGCGATTTCGCCGATCTCGCCGAAAAAGTTCAACCGGCCGTGATTGGGGTGCGTTCCAAAGCGACTGCGACGCGCAAATTTGGTGCGCCTGAACAGCGCGCTCCGAAACGGGAGATTCCAGGGGCGGATCCGGATGCGTCTGATCGAGGGAAGGCACCGGAAACACTCGAACTGATCAGTGCTGGATCAGGCTTCTTCATCTCTCCGGACGGTTATGCCGTGACCAGCAGTCACGTCGTGGAAGACAACGACACGGCCGAGATCCGAACCCGCGACAACCAGGCCTATTCGGCAAGAGTCATAGGAAGGGACTCGTGGAGTGATATCGCCTTGATCAAAGTCGACGGACGCACCGACTTCAGCTACGTGAAGCTCTCTGACCAGCCGCCGCGCGTGGGTGATTGGGTGCTTACCGCCGGGAATCCGCTTGCGATGGGAGGCACCGTGACGGCCGGTATTGTTTCAGCGCGCGAGCGCGACATCGAGGTTGGTTCAGCGAAGGATTTCATCCAAATCGATGCGGCAATCAACAGCGGCGATGCTGGCGGTCCGAGCTTCAATGCCCGAGGCGATGTCATCGGTGTCAACAGCATGATCTTTTCGCCCTCCCAAGGCTCCGTGGGCGTTGCTTTTGCGGTCCCGGCCGATACGGTCAAGGCAGTGATACCGCAGCTAAAGGAGAAGGGCGCGGTCACGCGCGGATGGGTCGGAACTAAAGTTCAATCGGTCACTCCTGAACTTGCCGACGGCCTCGGACTGAGCAATCTCCGCGGTGCGATCGTGGTAACGGTTCAAGACAATGGTCCCGCTGCGAAAGCAGGATTGCGAAGCGGAGACGTGATCACCTCGGTGGGTGGTGAGTCAGTCAAGAACGCCAACGAGCTAACCAGGAAAGTCGGTGCGATGGCGCCGGGCTCTTCGACCCAGCTCACGGTGCTTCGGCAAGGAAAAGAGAGCTCGTTGAGCGTGACCCTGGGTCAGCAGCCGAATGAACCCAATGCGTCCGCGGCAAGCCCAAGGGAAAATCCAAGGGAAAATCCAAGATAG
- a CDS encoding LysE family translocator, which yields MTPFIAHLLPAAALGLFVAIPFGPIGLMCVQRTLAFGIRMGVASGMGAATAHGMFSCLAVVSGTVLTQMTLALHTPLRITGGIVLVLIGLRTILVSTDAAHGSTCGDPTCADLLSAYTSTLLIAAANPMTILPYLGVAPALETGQPLIMERALATPIGVMLGSASWYLFLTLSTNTMFRSLQKAALDWFNRLTGILLVTLGASLCARIV from the coding sequence ATGACGCCGTTCATCGCGCACTTGCTGCCGGCGGCGGCGCTGGGCCTGTTCGTCGCTATCCCGTTCGGCCCGATTGGCTTGATGTGCGTGCAGCGGACGCTGGCATTCGGAATCCGGATGGGAGTTGCGAGCGGCATGGGTGCGGCAACGGCCCACGGGATGTTCAGTTGCCTGGCCGTGGTGAGCGGGACCGTGTTGACGCAGATGACGCTCGCCCTGCACACGCCGCTGCGCATCACGGGAGGGATCGTGCTGGTCTTGATAGGCCTCAGAACCATTCTCGTGTCCACGGACGCAGCGCACGGCTCGACATGCGGAGATCCGACATGCGCAGATTTGCTTTCGGCCTATACATCGACCCTGTTGATCGCCGCCGCCAACCCGATGACGATACTGCCGTACCTGGGTGTCGCGCCCGCGCTGGAAACCGGCCAACCGCTGATCATGGAACGCGCGCTGGCGACGCCCATCGGTGTTATGCTCGGCAGTGCATCCTGGTATCTCTTCCTCACCCTCAGCACGAACACCATGTTTCGGAGCTTGCAGAAAGCCGCGCTGGATTGGTTCAACAGACTCACCGGGATCCTCCTCGTAACCTTGGGAGCTTCGCTATGCGCCCGCATCGTCTGA
- a CDS encoding DUF1127 domain-containing protein — protein MKHPMIFAIAGVNSLTSRKAAAAPSHHDGAETCRLGWGTRFLSWCAQCSERSRQRRALAELDDHFLKDIGKTRQEAMTEAAKPFWK, from the coding sequence ATGAAGCATCCGATGATTTTTGCAATCGCAGGCGTCAATTCGCTCACGAGTCGGAAAGCGGCCGCAGCGCCCAGCCATCACGACGGCGCTGAGACATGTCGACTTGGATGGGGAACACGGTTCTTGAGCTGGTGTGCCCAGTGTTCGGAGCGGTCGCGGCAGCGACGAGCCTTGGCGGAGCTCGATGACCACTTTCTCAAGGACATCGGCAAGACGCGGCAAGAGGCCATGACCGAAGCAGCCAAGCCGTTCTGGAAATGA
- the pdxR gene encoding MocR-like pyridoxine biosynthesis transcription factor PdxR: MAFHVSLVGRSDLSGEIYRQIRQAILDGRLRPGERLSPTRELAAALTVARSTVAIAYESLVAEGFATSHAGSGTFVSHQLEARRPASKTRRSTARAIRVRGVWETIPLPSGFDRAARFDFRAGIPDASLFPHQTWRRVVARALHSHEMVAGVYEKSAGNWDLRAAIARHIGISRSVSGSPDDVIVTNGTQQALDIVARVLLEPGDVVAVEKPGYRPPKDLFKALGARVIGVPVDSEGLVVEALPAEARVVYVTPSHQFPLGMAMSLPRRRALLAWAERHNAVVVEDDYDSEFRFGGRPLEPLQTLDTTGRVVYVGTFSKTLLPTLRLAFMVVPPSLREAAYKAKFVTDWHTATMAQSALAQFIDEGAFARHIRKVSRIYSERHQMLTAGIKRNFGEYLDLVPSTTGLHIAAYARTASVDDIDAIASRAFDLGVAIRSFPLEGEPQAGIMLGYGAIDTARIAEGLRRLRRCFDERASRRSKAA, translated from the coding sequence GTGGCCTTTCATGTCAGTCTTGTTGGTCGAAGTGACCTCAGCGGAGAAATCTACCGTCAGATCCGGCAGGCAATTCTGGATGGGCGCCTTCGGCCTGGAGAGCGGCTGTCTCCCACGCGAGAACTAGCCGCCGCGCTGACGGTTGCACGATCGACGGTGGCGATTGCTTATGAAAGCCTTGTTGCGGAAGGATTCGCGACATCCCATGCGGGCTCCGGGACGTTCGTCAGCCATCAGCTTGAGGCAAGACGTCCGGCGTCGAAAACAAGGCGATCGACAGCCCGCGCAATTCGGGTGCGTGGAGTGTGGGAGACGATACCGCTTCCGAGCGGCTTTGACCGCGCGGCGCGTTTCGACTTCAGAGCCGGGATTCCAGACGCTTCGCTGTTTCCGCACCAAACCTGGCGACGGGTTGTCGCCCGTGCGCTGCACTCGCACGAAATGGTGGCAGGCGTCTACGAGAAATCTGCGGGCAATTGGGACCTGCGCGCGGCGATCGCTCGCCACATCGGCATCTCACGAAGCGTTTCCGGATCGCCCGACGACGTCATCGTGACGAATGGCACCCAACAGGCCCTCGACATCGTCGCACGCGTGCTTCTCGAGCCCGGCGATGTCGTTGCGGTGGAGAAACCGGGCTATCGGCCTCCAAAGGACTTGTTCAAGGCGCTGGGCGCGCGCGTGATCGGTGTGCCGGTCGACAGCGAAGGCCTGGTCGTGGAGGCGCTGCCGGCCGAGGCCAGGGTGGTCTACGTGACGCCCTCGCATCAGTTTCCCCTCGGCATGGCCATGAGCCTGCCGCGTCGGCGTGCACTGCTTGCCTGGGCCGAGCGCCACAACGCGGTTGTCGTTGAGGACGACTATGACAGCGAGTTTCGCTTCGGCGGACGTCCGCTCGAGCCGCTTCAGACCCTCGATACGACCGGTCGCGTTGTGTATGTCGGCACGTTTTCCAAGACGTTGCTGCCGACTCTCCGGCTGGCCTTCATGGTCGTGCCGCCGTCGCTGCGAGAGGCGGCGTACAAGGCGAAGTTTGTCACCGATTGGCACACAGCGACAATGGCGCAGAGCGCGCTGGCGCAGTTCATCGACGAGGGCGCGTTTGCGCGTCACATTCGCAAGGTGAGCCGCATCTATAGCGAACGGCATCAGATGCTGACCGCGGGGATCAAGAGGAACTTCGGCGAATACCTCGATCTTGTTCCGTCGACCACCGGGCTGCATATCGCCGCCTACGCGCGAACAGCGTCGGTTGATGATATCGATGCGATTGCATCACGAGCCTTCGATCTCGGCGTTGCCATTCGATCCTTCCCGCTGGAGGGAGAGCCTCAGGCCGGCATCATGCTGGGATATGGGGCGATCGATACGGCGCGGATTGCCGAAGGGCTGAGGCGGCTGCGCAGATGCTTCGATGAGCGCGCGTCTCGACGCTCGAAAGCGGCGTGA
- the greA gene encoding transcription elongation factor GreA: protein MTKFPMTAAGYAALADELRHRIRVERPDLVQRIQQAIADDPNLVENSEYQVALAEQSVNDTRIAELEDKLARADIVDVSKLSGNTIKFGATVTLIDEDTSEERVWQLVGEPEADASKGKISITSPIARALIGKSKGEIVAVETPGGRKAFRVRQVEWFEAKRKRREQV, encoded by the coding sequence ATGACAAAATTTCCCATGACGGCTGCGGGCTACGCTGCCCTTGCAGATGAACTGAGGCACCGCATCCGCGTCGAGCGGCCCGATCTTGTTCAGCGAATTCAGCAGGCGATCGCCGACGATCCAAATCTGGTTGAGAATTCGGAATATCAGGTTGCGCTTGCAGAGCAAAGTGTCAACGACACTCGAATTGCCGAGTTGGAAGACAAGCTCGCGCGTGCAGATATCGTCGACGTATCCAAGCTTTCCGGCAATACCATCAAGTTTGGCGCCACGGTGACGCTGATTGATGAGGACACCAGCGAGGAGCGGGTCTGGCAGCTCGTCGGCGAACCGGAAGCCGACGCGAGCAAGGGGAAGATTTCGATAACTTCACCGATCGCCAGGGCGTTAATCGGAAAGAGCAAAGGGGAAATCGTTGCCGTCGAGACGCCAGGCGGCCGCAAGGCGTTCAGGGTCCGACAAGTGGAGTGGTTTGAGGCAAAGCGAAAAAGGCGCGAGCAGGTGTGA
- a CDS encoding phosphoribosyltransferase family protein, whose protein sequence is MASAREQLSEVLVGPHHLAGILGVPHDAAGIVIFAHGSGSGRLSPRNNQVAAALREAGFATLLLDLLSPEEERDRGNVFDIPLLASRLADAADWTRNRPELAKFPIGYFGASTGAAAALVAAADRQNVAAVVSRGGRPDLAGHALHAVRAPTLLIVGGADLAVIPLNRSAFAELSCEKDLVIVPKATHLFEEPGALEQVTQYATRWFRQFLASPLSEEVIDADTVFADRRDAGRRLASALMKFRDRDAVVLALPRGGVPVGFEIAQALHATLDVALVRKIGAPGHEELGLGAVVDGAHPQVVLNQDIVREIQPGAAYLEAETARQLAEIERQRRLYRDGDPPPEIAGRTIIVVDDGIATGGSVKAVLRALARAKPGRLVLAVPVAPRDSLDELSAEADEIICLKTPDPFFAVGMHYRNFGQTSDQEVTELLHRSKASSPNQARA, encoded by the coding sequence ATGGCGAGTGCACGAGAACAGCTCAGCGAAGTCCTGGTCGGTCCGCACCACCTTGCGGGCATTTTGGGCGTGCCTCACGATGCGGCCGGCATCGTCATTTTTGCGCACGGCAGCGGTAGCGGCCGTCTAAGCCCACGCAACAACCAGGTCGCAGCGGCCCTCCGTGAGGCCGGGTTTGCCACGCTGCTGCTTGATCTCCTCAGCCCGGAGGAGGAGCGGGACCGCGGCAACGTATTCGATATCCCGCTGTTGGCATCACGGCTTGCAGACGCCGCGGACTGGACCCGCAACAGGCCAGAGCTCGCGAAGTTTCCGATTGGCTATTTCGGCGCAAGCACCGGTGCAGCGGCCGCGCTGGTCGCGGCTGCCGACCGGCAAAACGTCGCTGCGGTGGTTTCGCGCGGCGGTCGCCCGGATTTGGCCGGCCATGCGCTGCATGCCGTCAGGGCGCCGACGCTGCTGATCGTTGGTGGAGCCGACCTAGCGGTGATTCCGCTCAACCGTTCGGCTTTTGCAGAACTCTCTTGCGAGAAGGACCTCGTGATCGTGCCGAAGGCGACGCATCTGTTCGAAGAACCCGGCGCGCTCGAGCAGGTGACGCAATATGCCACGCGCTGGTTCCGCCAATTCCTGGCGTCGCCCCTCTCCGAAGAGGTGATCGACGCCGATACGGTTTTCGCCGACCGGCGAGACGCCGGACGCCGGCTGGCGTCGGCGCTCATGAAGTTCAGGGACAGGGACGCGGTCGTGCTTGCGCTGCCGCGCGGCGGCGTTCCTGTTGGATTCGAGATTGCGCAAGCGCTGCACGCCACGCTCGACGTCGCGCTCGTGCGCAAGATCGGCGCGCCGGGTCATGAGGAACTCGGGCTCGGTGCGGTGGTCGATGGCGCCCATCCGCAGGTCGTGCTCAATCAGGACATCGTTCGCGAGATCCAGCCGGGCGCGGCCTACCTGGAAGCCGAGACTGCCCGCCAGCTTGCCGAAATCGAGCGTCAACGGCGCCTTTACCGCGACGGTGATCCACCGCCAGAGATTGCCGGCCGTACGATCATCGTCGTCGATGACGGCATCGCCACCGGCGGAAGCGTGAAAGCCGTGCTGAGAGCGCTCGCAAGGGCGAAGCCGGGCCGCCTCGTTCTTGCGGTGCCGGTTGCGCCACGCGATTCGCTTGACGAGCTGAGTGCGGAGGCAGACGAGATCATTTGCCTCAAGACCCCCGATCCGTTCTTTGCGGTCGGCATGCACTACAGGAATTTCGGCCAGACTTCGGATCAGGAAGTTACCGAGTTGTTGCATCGTTCAAAGGCTAGCAGCCCGAACCAGGCGCGTGCGTGA
- a CDS encoding erythromycin esterase family protein, whose protein sequence is MALSPEAEQVRERTNRELIDLLHEAGDHLPAPEQDDFTSFFDRFGPAKIVMLGEATHGTSEFYRARAAITRQLIEHHGFNIVAVEADWPDSAVLDHLVRQLPSGPPKERPFERFPTWMWRNIEVKQFIDYLRFHNGACAADQRVEFRGLDVYSLNSSIAAVIAYLEGIDPERARAARERYSCLTPWQADPAGYGRAVLSGRDSCEDEVVAQLRELLSHRLSYNDGGEAFFNAAQNARIVRAAEQYYRIMYRGSTESWNLRDRHMFDTLQYVMQERGPQAKAVVWAHNSHIGNAAATSMGWGGEFNIGELVRNAYGDEAVLIGFGTDRGTVAAASDWGGEMEIKSVRPAREDSYEYLFRRTGLAQSLTDLRPPGRSELRDRLTGPRLERAIGVIYRPETELLSHYFEAVLPEQFDAFVWFEDTKAVTPLATRAVAGAAETYPFGF, encoded by the coding sequence ATGGCCCTTTCACCGGAAGCCGAACAGGTTCGCGAGAGGACCAATCGCGAGTTGATCGATCTCCTGCACGAGGCAGGCGATCATCTCCCGGCTCCGGAGCAGGACGATTTCACGTCCTTTTTCGACCGGTTCGGCCCTGCGAAAATCGTGATGCTCGGCGAAGCGACACATGGCACCTCAGAATTCTATCGGGCACGTGCCGCCATCACCCGCCAGTTGATCGAGCACCACGGCTTCAACATCGTCGCGGTCGAAGCCGATTGGCCGGACTCAGCAGTGCTCGATCACCTCGTGCGGCAACTGCCATCCGGGCCGCCCAAGGAGCGGCCGTTCGAACGTTTTCCGACCTGGATGTGGCGCAATATCGAAGTGAAGCAATTCATCGATTATCTGCGCTTCCACAACGGCGCATGCGCTGCGGACCAGCGGGTCGAGTTCCGGGGGCTCGACGTCTACAGCCTCAACAGCTCCATTGCCGCTGTCATCGCGTATCTCGAAGGCATCGACCCGGAACGCGCCCGCGCGGCGCGTGAACGCTATTCCTGCCTGACGCCGTGGCAGGCAGACCCTGCCGGTTACGGACGCGCCGTGCTGTCCGGCCGCGACAGTTGCGAAGACGAGGTGGTGGCTCAATTGCGCGAGCTTCTGTCGCACCGGCTTTCGTATAACGACGGCGGCGAGGCCTTCTTCAATGCCGCGCAGAATGCGCGGATCGTGCGCGCGGCCGAGCAGTATTACCGCATCATGTATCGCGGCTCGACCGAGTCGTGGAACCTGCGCGACCGTCACATGTTCGACACGCTGCAATATGTGATGCAGGAACGCGGGCCGCAGGCGAAGGCGGTGGTCTGGGCCCACAACTCCCACATCGGCAACGCCGCGGCAACTTCGATGGGTTGGGGCGGCGAATTCAATATCGGCGAGCTTGTCCGCAACGCCTACGGTGACGAGGCTGTCTTGATCGGGTTCGGCACGGATCGCGGCACGGTGGCTGCGGCCTCCGATTGGGGCGGCGAGATGGAGATCAAGTCGGTTCGGCCGGCACGCGAGGACAGCTATGAATACCTGTTCCGCCGCACAGGTCTGGCGCAATCACTGACCGATTTGCGGCCGCCCGGCCGAAGCGAGCTGCGCGACAGGTTGACCGGCCCCAGACTCGAGCGAGCCATTGGCGTCATCTATCGACCCGAGACGGAGCTCCTCAGCCACTACTTCGAGGCGGTGTTGCCCGAACAGTTCGACGCGTTCGTCTGGTTCGAAGATACCAAGGCGGTGACACCGCTTGCGACACGAGCCGTAGCGGGCGCGGCAGAGACCTATCCCTTTGGGTTCTGA
- a CDS encoding YbhB/YbcL family Raf kinase inhibitor-like protein: MVFKLTSPAFDDDQPIPAKYTCDGQNVSPPLQWSDPPPGTKSFALIVEDPDAPSGTFRHWGIYNIMGERTMLPEAIGHGPKTERLGKGVNDFGELGYGGPAPPKGHGTHHYHFKLAALDVDELSRSPSMPIVDIWKAVEKHAIGQAELVGTYRR, encoded by the coding sequence ATGGTGTTCAAGTTGACGAGTCCTGCATTCGACGATGACCAGCCGATTCCGGCCAAATACACTTGCGACGGCCAGAATGTGTCTCCGCCGCTTCAATGGTCGGACCCGCCGCCGGGCACGAAGAGCTTCGCCCTTATCGTTGAGGACCCGGATGCACCGTCCGGCACGTTTCGGCATTGGGGCATCTACAACATCATGGGCGAGCGGACGATGCTGCCGGAAGCCATCGGTCACGGGCCAAAGACGGAGCGTCTCGGCAAAGGCGTCAACGATTTCGGCGAACTAGGCTATGGCGGGCCGGCGCCGCCCAAGGGTCATGGTACGCATCACTATCACTTCAAGCTGGCGGCCTTGGATGTCGACGAGCTATCGCGTTCGCCCAGCATGCCGATAGTCGACATCTGGAAAGCCGTCGAGAAGCACGCGATCGGCCAGGCTGAACTCGTCGGGACGTACCGCAGGTAG